In Rutidosis leptorrhynchoides isolate AG116_Rl617_1_P2 chromosome 2, CSIRO_AGI_Rlap_v1, whole genome shotgun sequence, one genomic interval encodes:
- the LOC139889536 gene encoding uncharacterized protein produces MSGETVKEMTSRFAKLEKFEGADFRRWQKKMQFLLTTLKLVYVLSTPRPAESDDETMEHARLRSKWDKDNLMCRGHILNGMSDILFDVYNSVESAKELRDKLEAKYMAEDASSKKFLVSNFNNYKIVDTRPIMEQFHEILRILGKFTQHNISMDETFLVSSIIDKLPSSWQDFKHTL; encoded by the coding sequence ATGTCCGGTGAAACGGTGAAAGAAATGACTTCAAGGTTTGCAAAATTGGAGAAATTTGAAGGGgcagattttaggagatggcaaaagaagatgcaattTCTTTTGACCACATTGAAATTGGTTTATGTGTTGTCAACTCCGAGGCCCGCTGAATCGGATGACGAGACAATGGAACATGCCCGGTTAAGGAGCAAATGGGACAAGGATAACTTGATGTGTCGTGGCCACATTCTAAATGGTATGTCCGATATTTTATTTGATGTTTACAATTCGGTTGAATCGGCTAAGGAACTTCGGGATAAATTGGAGGCCAAGTATATGGCCGAGGATGCGTCTAGCAAGAAGTTTCTTGTTAGCAATTTCAACAATTACAAGATTGTTGATACTAGGCCCATCATGGAACAATTCCATGAGATCCTTAGGATCTTGGGGAAATTTACCCAACATAACATAAGTATGGATGAAACTTTCTTGGTTTCATCCATCATTGATAAATTGCCATCTTCATGGCAAGATTTTAAACACACACTCTAA